The region GTATTTGATTTTGGCCTGGCCGGAAAGTAGCAGATAAACAAGCATTGATAGACAATGCGTTGTCATGAACAGTGCAAGGCTATACAGTTATCATTTGTGAAGTTTTGTGCAAAGATAACGGTTATACAAAAGCGGGGAGAATTTCGATATGCCACAACATTTTTATATTGTGGATGTATTTGCCGAACAGCCTTATGCAGGCAATCAGCTGGCGGTAGTGGTCAGTGATGAGTTGCCGACTAGCGAGACCATGCAGCGGGTCGCCGCGGAGACGAATTACTCTGAAACAACCTTTGTCAGTCCTGGATTGAACGACAACGGAAGCTATACGGTGCGGATTTTTACTCCGGCACGGGAAATTGACTTTGCCGGACACCCGGTTCTGGGAACGGCCTGGGTGCTGAAACAATATGTTATGGCAAATGCTGCAATAGAAGTACCTCTTGAGCTGTCAATCGGGACAGTGACAGTGACATTTAAGACGAGTGAATCAGGTGATGAGATTGCCTGGTTCAGGGCGCCATCCATGTCACTTGGCAAGTCCGTTAACACCGAACAGATGGCGGCGGCCCTTGGTCTGGCTCCGCAGGACATCGATGATACAACGCCAATCCAGCAGGTTTCTGCCGGTACCTCGGCCATGATTGTCCCGCTGCGGGATTTTTCGGCCCTGCAGCGAGCCAGGCTGAACCTTGAGGCGTACGCGCCGTTGGCTGCACAGGGCTTTCCACCTCTGACATATCTGTTTTGCAGCGAGACGCAGGATCCCGATAGTGATTTGTCTGTGCGTTTTTTCTTCGAGGCACATGGCGTACGTGAGGATCCCGCAACGGGCAATGGGGCCGCTTTTCTCGGCGCTTATCTGCTGGAGCATAAAACAGGCAGTGGCGGGCAGTTTTCATTACGCATCGAGCAGGGGCACGCACTCCAGCGTCCCTCACGAATCCTGTTAAAAGGGCAAAAAAAGGCCAACGCCGATATCGTATTCGTTGGTGGGCAGGTGATTCCTGTGATAGAGGGCAGGTTACTCTAATTGCTAATTTACTGATTTACTGGTACTTATTCATTTACCTGATATTATTGCCGGTTTTCGGCAACAGCAATTGATTTGCGCCTCTATAACAAATCCCTATAGCCAGAATCGAAATAAAATCTTGGACTGCTTCGGTGCCCTGCGAGATAGTTTAAACAGGTGAAACCAACAGTGCGCGGTATGGCCGTGCCTGGTTAGCAGGATATCGGGAGGTTCTCGATGAAAGTCGAGCTGGCTGAAGCATATAAGAAGACCGAACTGGGGCAGGAAGCGGAATCGTTGCTGATGCCCTGTGTACAGTGCGGTCAGTGTACATTTACCTGTCCGACATTCCGGCTGACGAATGATGAATGGGATGGGCCGAGAGGCCGTATTTATCTCATCAAACAGTTTCTGGAAGGCAAGGAACCAGGACTGGATTTACTGCCACCCGCCTATACGCTGAAAACCCTCGAAGGTCGAACGCTGGAACAAAATCTGCAACTGCATCTTGATCGCTGCCTGACCTGCCGTTCCTGTGAAACCAGTTGCCCTCAAGACGTGCATTACGGGCGATTGCTGGACATCGGCCGGGAACTGGTGGAAAAAGAGGTGCCAAGGCCGTTCAAGGAGCGCCTCATGCGGCGGATGTTGCGGTCGGTTGTCGCGCATCGTCGCGGGTTCAGTACGCTGCTGCGACTTGGGCAGACATTTCGGCGGATCCTGCCTGGCGAGTTGCGCAGTATGGTCCCCGAACAACGCAAAGCGGGTTTCTGGCCCAGGCAGGAGCGTCCTCGCAAGATGCTGATTTGGCAGGGCTGTGTGCAGCCGGCGCTGGCGCCGGATATCAATGCCGCCGCGGCACGTGTCCTGGACAGGTTTGGTATTGAGTTGATACCGACGGCAGAGGGGTGTTGCGGTGCTTTGAGTCAGCACATGGCTGAAACAGAAGAAGCGCGTGATTTCATGCGCAAGAATATTGATGCGATATGGCCGCACATTGAACAGGGCGCAGAGGCTATCGTCCTGACAGCCAGTGGATGCGGGATGCAATTCAGGGAATATGGTGAATTACTGAAAGATGATCCCCTGTATCGCGAAAAAGCCCGTCGGATTTCCATGCTGACACGGGATATTGCGGAAGTCGTTGGTGAGGAGTGGGACAGTAAAGCTTCCACCGGTTCATCTGACAAGCCCGAAAAACCAGTACGAAGAATCGCCTTTCAATCGTCCTGCAGCCTGCAGCATGGTGAAAAGCTGAACGGCGTTACCGAGAAATTGCTCAAGCAGGCCGGTTTTAAACTGGTGCCAGTTAGCTATCCGTTTATGTGCTGTGGCGCGGCAGGCACCTACTCCATATTGCAACGTGCCTTTTCCAAATCCTTACGTGCCATGAAGCTGAAAAGCTTGTTGGCAAGTCGTCCTGAAACTATTGCCACAGCCAATATCGGGTGTTTGACACATCTTTCCGCCGTGTCACCAATACCGGTTCGCCACTGGATCGAGCTTGTGGACGAAAAACTGGAAAATAAACAATAAAATCAGTCTCCAGTATGATGCATATTAAAAGACCATTGGTTGTGGCAATGCTTGCTGGTAGTTTCTCGGCAGGAGTTTTGGCTGACGAGCCACAAGTCAGGCATGGCGTAATTCAGGAGCAAAAGTCGGGGATTGAAGTCCAGGCGGGTGCCACATTTACATTTCAGACAAGTAACGATTCACGTCTGGAAGACGAAGGATTGTTGTCCGTTGACTTGACGGCCGAAGTGCCGATGGGGCCGGGCAAATTACTGACATATGTGGAAGGAAATATCAGTCCCAGGGAGGGAGGAGTCAGTTCATTGGTTGAGGAAGTCAATGGCGATGCAGGATCAGCACTGGACGGCCAGGGAAAAGGGCGTCTGCAGGTATCCGAAATACACTATACACAACGAATCGGTCAAAATATTTTAACCGTCGGGCTTCTCGATCCGGACTGCAGGCTGGACAACAGCGAAATTGCCAATGATGAAACATCTCAGTTTCTGGGTAATGCATTTGTTAATAATCCAACCATCGCTTTCCCGGATTATACCCTGGGCGGGTGCATGCATGTACATCAAGGCCTGGCACCTTACGGACTGAATCTCCTTGTCACTGGTTCGCATGGAATGGCTGATAATCCGGGAAGATCCTATTCAGAGTTAGTCGACGTGGGGGCCAAGGGTAAGGGCGTATTTGCCGGGGTGGAGCTGTATCGCCAAACCGCATACGGCATATGGCGGCTTGGGTTTTGGCAAAATACGGCTGACAATGACTATGTGGATGGTTCCGGACAAGTTGACGATAATTCAGGCATTTACCTCAGCGGGGATTATATTCGTGATAATTATGGGCTGAATTTCCGTCTGGGAATTGCGAACGAAGATGTTTCGGAAGCAACATCGTTTGCAAGTATGGCATTTGAGAAACATCTGGGAGATGCCACTTTGGGTATTGCAGCAGGTTATACCGGTGTATCTGATGAGGTGGTTAATACAAAGGGCGATATAACGCAGTCGGAAGTCTATTACAGGTTTGGGTTGAGCAATGCACTTGCACTCACTCCATCAGTGCAGTGGCTGAAAAACAGTGGATTCGATACCATTGACAGTCCTGTTGACAATGAACTGGTCGTATATAGTCTTCGAATCAGCATGATTTTTGAGTAGCTTTAATATCTCCATAGTCAAATGCCTGTGAAATAGTGCCTCGCATGGTTTGTATGAGCACAAGCATATTATAATTTTATTATCAACAAGGCATAGCAAATTCCTATAAGTCCTATCGGAATTAAGTCTTGGTAAAAAAAAGAGCTTTCATACATAGTTGCTCCTGACAGCCGCAGGTGTATGTCAATTGGACGTAATTTGTATTCTGTTTACGCGTCAGTTATGTGCGACTGTTTATTGATGTTGCTAACTATATAAATTATATGACTATCAGAGACTTCAGGGTATATATCGATGTAAATATTCTAGTTTGTTTCAGAAATGTCGTTGCGAAGTATTCTGTTTTCTGGAAAAGAAAATAATCTGCCTTCAAGTCGGATAGCATAAGAATAATCATGGGAGTTAACTATGAAAACTAAAGTCTCAATAGCATTGTTATCCACCGCAATGTGTTTCGACGTTTCTCTTGCGGCGGACAATATCACTGACGCAATAACGAGCGGGAAGTCGAGTGTTGATATGCGTCTGCGTTATGAGTCCGTTGAACAAGATAATAGTCTCCAGGATGCGTCGGCAATGACGTTAAGGAGTCGTATCAGCTACGCAACAGGTGAATATAAAGGTTTTTCTGCAACGCTTGGCATGGAAGATGTCAGAATTGTTGGTGGTGAAGACGAATATTCTATGCCATTAACAGGCTTCAATCCCGGCGTGTATTCAGTAATTGCGGACCCGGAAGTGACTGAAGTGGATCAGGGTTTTATCAAATATTCTTCAGGTATGACCGAGGTCAAATATGGCCGCCAGGTAATTACATATGATAACCAGCGGTTCGTTGGTCATGTTGGGTGGCGACAGGACAGACAGACATATGACGGCCTCAGAGTCTCTGTCTCACCGGCGGACAATCTTAAAGTCGATTATTCATATATCTCTAAACGCAATCGGATTTTTGCCGAGGCCGTCGATGTAGATTCGAAGGATAATCTTCTGAATGTTTCATACAAATCCTCCTTCGGGACGTTAAGCGGTTATGCATACCTGCTGGAGATTGATAACAATACTAATAATGCACTGGATACCTATGGTCTGCGTCTTATCGGCAGCACCGGTGCGAACGATCAGTATTCTTATAGTCTGGAGTATGCTTCTCAGGAGTCTGAATCAGGAGCGACCAAGAGCGATGCTGACTATATTCTGGCCGAAGGTGCGATGAAATTCTCGGGGATGACAGCCAAGCTGGGTTATGAACTCCTGGGTTCGGATGATGGTACATATGGTTTTTCGACGCCTCTGGCGACTGTGCATCTCTTCAACGGCTGGACTGACCAGTTCTTAGCGACTCCTAATCAGGGGCTGGTTGATCTATATGTCAGTCTGGGCGGCAAGTTTGCCGGTGGTAAATGGCTTGCTGTTTATCATGACTTCAGTGCTGACGAATCCACAGCAACAATTGATGACCTCGGCGATGAAATTAATATTCTGTATGCCAGAAAGTTCGGGAAAGTCTATACCGGGGGTATCAAGTATGGTTCGTATTCCGCCGGTGACGCCGCGGCTGGCAAAGTTGATACTGATAAGTTGTGGGTATGGGGGGAAATGAAGTTCTGATTCGTGCTTAGTCAGAAAAGGCGGCGACAAATATTTTGAAGTGGTATTTGTCGCAAAGTTCTCCTCTTGAGTCGGTGACAAATATTCTGGCAAGTGATATTTGTCCCGACATTTTTTTATTTTCTAACTCTGTAATTGTTCCTCTTGATTGAGTTACACGATATCGGTTTCGATGTCTTCAAGTGGGGTGTCAGCTCCATCTATACTGACATCAGGAGGAAATTTCTCTTCATCTTCAGCACAGGCGTCGGTCAGTGGACAGGGACGCAGGCGATGACTGGGATGAAGTTCGCAGCGTGTGGCCGACCATTCGCCAGCCAGTTCCTCGAAAGCCAGGCAGGCGGGACTTTTATTAATATCCTTACGATATATAAGACTGATTGTATGATGTGGCAACTCAGGTAGCAGGGAGAGTGAGTAGAGGCCGTGCTGATGACATGCGATTGTGTCTGGCAGAATAGTGGCGATCTTTCCCAGCCGTACCATCTCAATAATCACACTCAGAGACGTAGCTTCCACGGCGATATGCGGGGATATGCCCTGTTCAAGACAATAGTGGTCAATATGCGAGCGCAGGGCGTAATTGGTATTGAACAGGACTAAAGGTTCCTCTTCAAGTGCGTGTTTACTGATCGGACCCTTTTGTCCGGCCAGGGGGTGATTTTTACCGAATACGAGACTGAGTGTTTCACTAAATAAGGTTTCACTGTCCGTTATTCCAGGATATCCCTCGGTCGTGAGCGTGCTGCTAAGCGCGATTCCGATATCAACATGATCGCCAACCAGAGCATCTTTCATGTCATTTTGTGGCATTTCGAGTGTGGTTACTGTGATACCGGGGTAAAGCGTATTGAAGTTAACCAGCAGGGGAATAGCCAGATAATCAGTAATGGGAGTCATGGCAATACGCAGGCTGCCGCGGCTCAGATCTTTGAGTTCATGAATAGCCCGTTTGGCCGCATCCAGCTCTTTCAAAGCACGACGCGCATGGTGCAAATATACCTCGCCCGCCGGGGTTAGACGAACACTGCGGCCAGAACGGTCGAGCAACTGGATATTTAACAGGTCTTCCAGTTGCTTGATTTGCTGAGATAAAGACGGCTGAGAGACATACAGCGCTTCTGCGGCGCGAGTGAAACTCTGATGCTCGGCGACGGCAAGAAGATAGTGGACGGAGCGGGGAAAAATGTTGTTACGAGCCATAACATACTCCTATAGGGCTCATCGGAATTAAATCTTGGAAAACTATCATCGCATCGTACATAGTCAGTTGCAAGGAAGAGTTCTGTAGACCGCGTTGCGAGCTTGAATTTAGGCATTGATGCAAAAACCGGTCAAACAAACTCCAATTTAAACAGATTAGAAAACTTTAATATAAGTACGGCCTGATATTCAGGCGCAGGCAGGAGCGGAAAATATCAACAGGTGGTAAGCCGAAGATAATTAATTTCACTTGGTTTCAAACAGTGATTGAGAAACTGAATGAATTACACCGCTTAAATGATCTCGGGTAACAAAGAAGTAAACTGTGAGGGAAATTGTTATGAGCATTGAAAATAATGTTGTTAAAAATTCTTTGCGCGCAAAGATGTCTGTAGCAGGCGGAATGCTTTTAATCGCCTCTTCACCGGCATTCGCTCATCATCCAATGGGTGGAGCAACGCCTGAAACATTAGGCCAGGGGCTGCTTTCAGGCGTGGGTCACCCCATCATTGGTCTGGATCATTTTGCATTCCTGGTGGTAGCGATACTTCTGTCGTGTGCCCTGAAAGGCGCGGCACGATATGTCGTG is a window of Thiohalophilus sp. DNA encoding:
- a CDS encoding PhzF family phenazine biosynthesis protein — protein: MPQHFYIVDVFAEQPYAGNQLAVVVSDELPTSETMQRVAAETNYSETTFVSPGLNDNGSYTVRIFTPAREIDFAGHPVLGTAWVLKQYVMANAAIEVPLELSIGTVTVTFKTSESGDEIAWFRAPSMSLGKSVNTEQMAAALGLAPQDIDDTTPIQQVSAGTSAMIVPLRDFSALQRARLNLEAYAPLAAQGFPPLTYLFCSETQDPDSDLSVRFFFEAHGVREDPATGNGAAFLGAYLLEHKTGSGGQFSLRIEQGHALQRPSRILLKGQKKANADIVFVGGQVIPVIEGRLL
- the glcF gene encoding glycolate oxidase subunit GlcF; protein product: MKVELAEAYKKTELGQEAESLLMPCVQCGQCTFTCPTFRLTNDEWDGPRGRIYLIKQFLEGKEPGLDLLPPAYTLKTLEGRTLEQNLQLHLDRCLTCRSCETSCPQDVHYGRLLDIGRELVEKEVPRPFKERLMRRMLRSVVAHRRGFSTLLRLGQTFRRILPGELRSMVPEQRKAGFWPRQERPRKMLIWQGCVQPALAPDINAAAARVLDRFGIELIPTAEGCCGALSQHMAETEEARDFMRKNIDAIWPHIEQGAEAIVLTASGCGMQFREYGELLKDDPLYREKARRISMLTRDIAEVVGEEWDSKASTGSSDKPEKPVRRIAFQSSCSLQHGEKLNGVTEKLLKQAGFKLVPVSYPFMCCGAAGTYSILQRAFSKSLRAMKLKSLLASRPETIATANIGCLTHLSAVSPIPVRHWIELVDEKLENKQ
- a CDS encoding carbohydrate porin gives rise to the protein MMHIKRPLVVAMLAGSFSAGVLADEPQVRHGVIQEQKSGIEVQAGATFTFQTSNDSRLEDEGLLSVDLTAEVPMGPGKLLTYVEGNISPREGGVSSLVEEVNGDAGSALDGQGKGRLQVSEIHYTQRIGQNILTVGLLDPDCRLDNSEIANDETSQFLGNAFVNNPTIAFPDYTLGGCMHVHQGLAPYGLNLLVTGSHGMADNPGRSYSELVDVGAKGKGVFAGVELYRQTAYGIWRLGFWQNTADNDYVDGSGQVDDNSGIYLSGDYIRDNYGLNFRLGIANEDVSEATSFASMAFEKHLGDATLGIAAGYTGVSDEVVNTKGDITQSEVYYRFGLSNALALTPSVQWLKNSGFDTIDSPVDNELVVYSLRISMIFE
- a CDS encoding alginate export family protein, with translation MKTKVSIALLSTAMCFDVSLAADNITDAITSGKSSVDMRLRYESVEQDNSLQDASAMTLRSRISYATGEYKGFSATLGMEDVRIVGGEDEYSMPLTGFNPGVYSVIADPEVTEVDQGFIKYSSGMTEVKYGRQVITYDNQRFVGHVGWRQDRQTYDGLRVSVSPADNLKVDYSYISKRNRIFAEAVDVDSKDNLLNVSYKSSFGTLSGYAYLLEIDNNTNNALDTYGLRLIGSTGANDQYSYSLEYASQESESGATKSDADYILAEGAMKFSGMTAKLGYELLGSDDGTYGFSTPLATVHLFNGWTDQFLATPNQGLVDLYVSLGGKFAGGKWLAVYHDFSADESTATIDDLGDEINILYARKFGKVYTGGIKYGSYSAGDAAAGKVDTDKLWVWGEMKF
- the cynR gene encoding transcriptional regulator CynR, translated to MARNNIFPRSVHYLLAVAEHQSFTRAAEALYVSQPSLSQQIKQLEDLLNIQLLDRSGRSVRLTPAGEVYLHHARRALKELDAAKRAIHELKDLSRGSLRIAMTPITDYLAIPLLVNFNTLYPGITVTTLEMPQNDMKDALVGDHVDIGIALSSTLTTEGYPGITDSETLFSETLSLVFGKNHPLAGQKGPISKHALEEEPLVLFNTNYALRSHIDHYCLEQGISPHIAVEATSLSVIIEMVRLGKIATILPDTIACHQHGLYSLSLLPELPHHTISLIYRKDINKSPACLAFEELAGEWSATRCELHPSHRLRPCPLTDACAEDEEKFPPDVSIDGADTPLEDIETDIV